Proteins from a single region of Takifugu rubripes chromosome 4, fTakRub1.2, whole genome shotgun sequence:
- the hs3st1l1 gene encoding heparan sulfate (glucosamine) 3-O-sulfotransferase 1-like1, whose translation MTRLLASAFLLVLQTYAAPPELPPTHFDASVSGGVSTSPPPGTSKRAPHGIIIGVRKGGTRALLEMLDIHPEVAAAATEVHFFDWDENYAKGLEWYRELMPYSYPHQITVEKTPGYFTSALAPGRIHAMNSSIKLLLILRDPTERVISDYTQVYFNRLENHKPVQAIENLLVRNGALNVRYKAIQRSLYDVHMRNWLLHFPLEQLHIVDGDALIRNPLPELQKVERFLNLPPRIASSNFYFNHTKGFYCIRSDGRERCLHESKGRPHPAVNVTVLQQLRSYLQEHNRTFFRMVKRTFDWQ comes from the coding sequence atgACCCGCCTGCTGGCCTCGGCTTTTCTTCTGGTTCTCCAGACCTACGCTGCCCCTCCCGAGCTGCCCCCCACCCATTTTGACGCCAGTGTCTCCGGAGGTGTCTCCACATCGCCGCCCCCGGGAACCAGTAAAAGAGCGCCGCACGGTATCATCATCGGGGTCCGGAAGGGCGGCACGCGAGCGCTCCTGGAGATGTTGGACATCCACCCCGAGGTGGCCGCGGCGGCCACCGAGGTGCACTTTTTCGACTGGGACGAGAACTACGCCAAGGGCTTGGAGTGGTACCGGGAGCTCATGCCGTACTCTTACCCACACCAGATCACGGTGGAGAAGACCCCCGGTTACTTCACCTCGGCGCTGGCCCCGGGACGCATCCACGCCATGAACTCCTCCATTAAGCTCCTTCTGATCCTGCGAGACCCGACCGAGCGGGTCATCTCCGACTACACCCAGGTCTACTTCAACCGCCTGGAGAACCACAAGCCGGTGCAAGCCATCGAGAACTTGCTGGTGCGCAACGGGGCGCTGAACGTCCGCTACAAGGCCATCCAGAGGAGCCTGTACGACGTCCACATGCGCAACTGGTTGCTCCACTTTCCCCTGGAGCAGCTGCACATCGTGGACGGGGACGCGCTCATCCGCAACCCTTTGCCGGAGCTCCAGAAGGTGGAGCGCTTCCTCAACCTTCCCCCCAGGATAGCCTCCTCCAACTTCTACTTCAACCACACCAAGGGGTTCTACTGCATCCGCAGCGACGGCCGGGAGCGCTGCCTGCACGAGTCCAAGGGACGTCCCCACCCGGCGGTCAACGTCAcggttctgcagcagctccggtcctacctgcaggaacacaacagaaccTTCTTCAGGATGGTGAAGCGCACTTTTGACTGGCAGTGA